The Parambassis ranga chromosome 14, fParRan2.1, whole genome shotgun sequence genome includes a window with the following:
- the sytl2a gene encoding synaptotagmin-like protein 2 isoform X4, translating to MIDLSFLTEEEQEAILTVLKRDAELKKAEEQRVQNLQQTVGDKSQLRYLTGEWFYETKQLRHQEHIHGSDIIRASLRRTQKPLTLLELSHILPENSSFVGSENKEVFIPPELCGLLQEPHLQLHSEGYQSPYQSLEDTPKPILPSPTKQRTNPFNRKPAFAEEDSGLVAKAAQTQTSNQEIIPSPETRQATNDTPISQNASVSMPMCENSSISQDSFLEVDVSGGKQTKVAAPRGILKHLSASSSTDSLPSCLEPQYPCSLDCPTDTWIDRKQVRFSTAVSQSGVKWQDGKEVGEHSLLDTDSSTPENASDLEKAGSSPAGTHEPSLKHSQVDSQEGEPGCKYEANIQEQEAGQHLVFGDVSELFRSALPSSALSTLVSANQEVGNQEAQPGDDCQSQDTDQAARHSIHPAEALSGTKQSTTGSSKTSHSVSPKPRQRLLGIFSREKDKAAPQQGPQKEETSVFNQGEPYNTQNLSKGVADLTVDKPQSNIKEIKPPQTTEVKTLQLLAMQTTPFKDTMNSDAADTCQSSGDKREGARHEDGAKMASYGIPTNTVVKDMNSNLSPLIETPDEDPDSRFQEKSLSPQGHSRLSEDLLENDGTYRANPVLICEETDDSLSGSVTELQSSEPQESIISPVAFDTHKSEENIIVPLSQQSSSSPTEDRPAKISELKHFWEKEYTGPKVVTTRVREASSTSVLTNKAASLHSDVRASLESTEKSEREAQTSPYKTKKSLTVTDKGFVSQSPEKSQLKSSGNSVDVQSTSVQLQMKADVESQERPLSTTIPHPPRSKDQDDEVKRSPSKTCHPKVLPRESSISKGSSLERSPLKTFPIDINPQTNASEEQQVKPTPVPRQRKSPLHGAKETDANLSTDTTSPVLLSHQVDRGAFLGHLATQNNLTSPASPQSKEEKKKFGPFTRLARSFIPQDSQHYLGPQEKAHIPHFNPDRPADGNPDKNSIQDSTTKAWSLSWAGSGSYDDSSTPVLSALKRLSSRSVSSSKSLENLTSPTKRTQSNSREQINRSVDDVSSLPPSTSTLNSKTSMSVPVLQQDETDSDSALDTNVRYRRNTSSSTSTLSLSSGMASMSSVSGSMSSIYPADFGDIEVQGSIQFAVNYIQKLGEFHIFVVLCRDLAIADTKKNRSDPYVKCYLLPDKTKLGKRKTNVKKKTLNPTYNEILRFKITMEVLKTQNLNISVWHNDTFGRNSYLGEVDLDLSEWDFNNTQINEYALKANVSAQKPAPSPSRLMGSRGQMKVALRFLPQTTHSTTVSRMETGEVQIWVKDCKNLPPVRGVIIDPFVKCTVLPDTSRKSRQKTRVVKRTANPMFNHTMVYDGFRAEDLREACVEITVWDHDRLNNHYIGGLRLGLGTGKSYGVDVLWMDSTTDEASLWQRMLQSTGEWVEDVLPLRMLEVAKNTSK from the exons ATATCAGAGCCCTTATCAAAGCCTAGAGGATACTCCAAAACCAATTCTACCATCACCCACAAAG cagagaacaaatCCATTCAACAGGAAGCCTGCTTTTGCAGAAGAGGATAGTGGATTAGTAGCTAaagcagctcaaacacagacatcaaaTCAAG aAATTATACCATCACCTGAAACTAGACAGGCCACCAATGATACCCCCATCAGCCAGAATGCATCTGTATCAATGCCCATGTGTGAAAACAGCAGTATTTCTCAGGACAGTTTTCTTGAGGTTGATGTGTCCGGAGGCAAACAGACTAAGGTTGCTGCTCCGCGGGGCATCCTCAAACATTTGTCTGCATCCAGCTCCACAGACAGTCTGCCGTCTTGCCTGGAACCGCAATATCCATGTAGCCTGGATTGTCCCACTGATACATGGATAGACAGGAAGCAGGTGAGGTTCAGCACTGCAGTCAGTCAGAGTGGTGTGAAGTGGCAGGATGGAAAGGAGGTGGGAGAGCACAGTTTGTTGGACACTGATTCATCTACTCCTGAAAATGCCAGTGACCTTGAAAAGGCTGGCAGCAGCCCTGCTGGCACACATGAGCCTTCACTCAAACACAGTCAAGTGGATTCACAGGAAGGAGAACCTGGTTGTAAATACGAGGCAAACATCCAAGAACAAGAAGCAGGCCAACACCTAGTCTTTGGCG ATGTCTCTGAGCTCTTTCGTTCAGCGCTACCAAGCTCTGCATTGTCCACCTTGGTTTCTGCTAACCAAGAGGTAGGTAATCAAGAAGCACAGCCGGGAGACGACTGTCAGTCTCAGGACACCGACCAAGCAGCCAGACACAGCATTCACCCTGCTGAGGCCTTGTCAGGTACCAAGCAGTCAACTACTGGCAGCTCAAAGACATCTCATTCTGTCTCACCAAAACCAAGACAAAGATTACTTGGAATTTTTAgtagagagaaagacaaagctGCACCACAGCAAGGTCCACAGAAGGAAGAGACAAGTGTGTTTAACCAGGGCGAGCCATACAACACACAGAATCTTTCAAAAGGTGTAGCAGATCTGACTGTGGACAAACCCCAAAGTAACATCAAAGAAATCAAACCACCTCAGACGACAGAAGTGAAAACACTGCAACTTCTGGCAATGCAGACCACCCCGTTTAAAGACACAATGAACTCAGATGCTGCAGACACATGCCAAAGCAGCGGTGACAAAAGAGAAGGGGCAAGACATGAAGATGGTGCTAAGATGGCTTCATATGGCATTCCAACTAACACTGTTGTAAAGGACATGAACAGCAATCTCTCACCTCTAATAGAAACACCAGACGAGGATCCTGATAGCAGGTTCCAGGAAAAGAGTTTGTCACCACAGGGTCACAGCCGCCTATCAGAGGATCTTTTAGAAAATGATGGCACATATAGAGCTAATCCAGTCCTCATCTGTGAGGAGACAGATGACTCTTTATCAGGTTCAGTAACAGAGTTGCAGAGTTCTGAGCCACAGGAAAGCATCATCTCTCCTGTTGCTTTTGACACCCACAAATCAGAAGAGAACATCATAGTTCCTCTTTCCCAGcaatcctcttcctctcccacaGAGGACAGGCCAGCAAAGATTAGTGAGCTTAAGCATTTCTGGGAGAAAGAATACACAGGACCTAAGGTAGTCACTACAAGAGTCAGAGAGGCCTCTAGCACTTCGGTCCTCACAAACAAAGCCGCTTCTCTTCACTCTGATGTCAGAGCATCCCTGGAGAGCACAGAGAAGTCTGAGCGAGAGGCGCAAACATCTCCATACAAAACCAAGAAGTCTTTAACAGTGACAGACAAGGGTTTTGTCAGTCAGAGTCCAGAAAAGTCACAGCTGAAAAGCTCTGGTAATAGTGTGGATGTGCAGTCAACAAGTGTCCAACTCCAAATGAAGGCTGATGTAGAATCTCAAGAAAGGCCCCTTAGTACTACTATACCCCATCCTCCAAGATCAAAAGACCAGGATGACGAAGTCAAGAGGAGTCCATCTAAGACCTGCCACCCAAAAGTCTTACCTCGAGAATCTTCTATTTCCAAAGGATCCAGTCTGGAACGGTCTCCCCTGAAAACCTTTCCAATAGACATCAACCCCCAAACTAACGCCAGTGAAGAGCAACAAGTGAAGCCGACACCTGTGCCGAGACAGAGAAAGAGTCCTTTACATGGAGCAAAGGAGACAGACGCCAATCTGAGCACAGACACCACCTCACCTGTTCTTCTTTCACATCAGGTGGACAGAGGGGCCTTTTTAGGCCATCTAGCTACACAGAATAATTTAACCTCCCCAGCTTCACCACAATccaaagaagagaaaaagaagttTGGGCCCTTTACACGGCTTGCTCGATCGTTCATCCCTCAGGACTCTCAGCACTACCTTGGGCCTCAGGAGAAGGCACACATTCCTCACTTTAACCCAGACAGGCCTGCTGATGGGAATCCTGACAAAAACTCCATCCAAGACTCAACTACCAAGGCCTGGTCTCTGTCTTGGGCAGGTTCAGGCA GTTATGATGACAGTTCAACCCCCGTTCTGTCAGCTCTAAAACGACTATCTTCTCGGAGTGTGTCGTCTTCAAAAAGCCTGGAAAATCTCACCTCACCAACAA AAAGGACCCAAAGTAACTCAAGAGAACAAATAAATCGAAGTGTGGATGATG TTTCTTCACTTCCACCGTCAACTTCTACTCTCAACTCCAAAACAAGCATGTCAGTGCCTGTCCTACAGCAGGATGAG ACGGACAGTGACAGCGCCTTGGATACCAACGTGAGATACAGAAGgaacaccagcagctccacctctacTCTAAGTCTCTCCTCAGGGATGGCGTCCATGTCCTCT GTAAGTGGCAGCATGAGCAGCATTTACCCAGCAGATTTTGGTGACATTGAGGTCCAGGGGAGCATCCAGTTTGCTGTCAATTACATTCAGAAGCTGGGAGAGTTCCACATCTTTGTGGTACTCTGCAGGGATCTGGCTATCGCTGACACCAAGAAGAACCGTTCTGACCC atacGTGAAATGTTATCTTCTTCCTGACAAAACAAAGTTGGGAAAGAGAAAAACGAATGTTAAAAAGAAGACCTTAAACCCAACCTACAATGAAATCCTCAGG TTTAAAATTACAATGGAGGTGCTGAAGACTCAGAATCTGAACATCTCAGTGTGGCACAATGACACGTTTGGGCGGAACAGCTACCTGGGCGAGGTGGACCTGGATTTGTCAGAGTGGGACTTTAACAACACACAGATAAATGAATATGCACTGAAAGCCAAT GTCTCGGCACAGAAACCAGCACCGTCTCCCTCACGGCTGAtgggcagcagaggacagatgaAAGTTGCTTTGAGATTCCTGCCACAGACAACTCACA GTACGACAGTATCTAGGATGGAGACTGGTGAGGTGCAGATTTGGGTGAAGGACTGCAAGAATCTTCCACCAGTCAGAGGAGTCATCATTGACCCATTCGTGAAGTG TACTGTACTTCCTGACACGAGCCGCAAAAGCAGACAGAAGACACGGGTGGTGAAGAGGACGGCAAACCCCATGTTCAACCACACCATGGTGTATGATGGCTTCCGAGCAGAGGACCTCCGAGAAGCCTGCGTGGAGATCACAGTGTGGGATCACGACCGACTGAACAACCACTACATTGGAGGTCTTAGACTCGGGCTAGGGACAG GGAAGAGTTACGGAGTGGATGTCCTCTGGATGGATTCAACAACAGATGAAGCAAGTTTATGGCAGAGAATGTTACAATCTACTGGTGAATGGGTGGAGGATGTCTTACCTCTGAGGATGTTAGAAGTTGCAAAGAACACATCAAAATGA
- the sytl2a gene encoding synaptotagmin-like protein 2 isoform X1 codes for MIDLSFLTEEEQEAILTVLKRDAELKKAEEQRVQNLQQTVGDKSQLRYLTGEWFYETKQLRHQEHIHGSDIIRASLRRTQKPLTLLELSHILPENSSFVGSENKEVFIPPELCGLLQEPHLQLHSEGYQSPYQSLEDTPKPILPSPTKQRTNPFNRKPAFAEEDSGLVAKAAQTQTSNQEIIPSPETRQATNDTPISQNASVSMPMCENSSISQDSFLEVDVSGGKQTKVAAPRGILKHLSASSSTDSLPSCLEPQYPCSLDCPTDTWIDRKQVRFSTAVSQSGVKWQDGKEVGEHSLLDTDSSTPENASDLEKAGSSPAGTHEPSLKHSQVDSQEGEPGCKYEANIQEQEAGQHLVFGDVSELFRSALPSSALSTLVSANQEVGNQEAQPGDDCQSQDTDQAARHSIHPAEALSGTKQSTTGSSKTSHSVSPKPRQRLLGIFSREKDKAAPQQGPQKEETSVFNQGEPYNTQNLSKGVADLTVDKPQSNIKEIKPPQTTEVKTLQLLAMQTTPFKDTMNSDAADTCQSSGDKREGARHEDGAKMASYGIPTNTVVKDMNSNLSPLIETPDEDPDSRFQEKSLSPQGHSRLSEDLLENDGTYRANPVLICEETDDSLSGSVTELQSSEPQESIISPVAFDTHKSEENIIVPLSQQSSSSPTEDRPAKISELKHFWEKEYTGPKVVTTRVREASSTSVLTNKAASLHSDVRASLESTEKSEREAQTSPYKTKKSLTVTDKGFVSQSPEKSQLKSSGNSVDVQSTSVQLQMKADVESQERPLSTTIPHPPRSKDQDDEVKRSPSKTCHPKVLPRESSISKGSSLERSPLKTFPIDINPQTNASEEQQVKPTPVPRQRKSPLHGAKETDANLSTDTTSPVLLSHQVDRGAFLGHLATQNNLTSPASPQSKEEKKKFGPFTRLARSFIPQDSQHYLGPQEKAHIPHFNPDRPADGNPDKNSIQDSTTKAWSLSWAGSGSYDDSSTPVLSALKRLSSRSVSSSKSLENLTSPTKEERTQSNSREQINRSVDDVSSLPPSTSTLNSKTSMSVPVLQQDETDSDSALDTNVRYRRNTSSSTSTLSLSSGMASMSSVSGSMSSIYPADFGDIEVQGSIQFAVNYIQKLGEFHIFVVLCRDLAIADTKKNRSDPYVKCYLLPDKTKLGKRKTNVKKKTLNPTYNEILRFKITMEVLKTQNLNISVWHNDTFGRNSYLGEVDLDLSEWDFNNTQINEYALKANVSAQKPAPSPSRLMGSRGQMKVALRFLPQTTHSTTVSRMETGEVQIWVKDCKNLPPVRGVIIDPFVKCTVLPDTSRKSRQKTRVVKRTANPMFNHTMVYDGFRAEDLREACVEITVWDHDRLNNHYIGGLRLGLGTGKSYGVDVLWMDSTTDEASLWQRMLQSTGEWVEDVLPLRMLEVAKNTSK; via the exons ATATCAGAGCCCTTATCAAAGCCTAGAGGATACTCCAAAACCAATTCTACCATCACCCACAAAG cagagaacaaatCCATTCAACAGGAAGCCTGCTTTTGCAGAAGAGGATAGTGGATTAGTAGCTAaagcagctcaaacacagacatcaaaTCAAG aAATTATACCATCACCTGAAACTAGACAGGCCACCAATGATACCCCCATCAGCCAGAATGCATCTGTATCAATGCCCATGTGTGAAAACAGCAGTATTTCTCAGGACAGTTTTCTTGAGGTTGATGTGTCCGGAGGCAAACAGACTAAGGTTGCTGCTCCGCGGGGCATCCTCAAACATTTGTCTGCATCCAGCTCCACAGACAGTCTGCCGTCTTGCCTGGAACCGCAATATCCATGTAGCCTGGATTGTCCCACTGATACATGGATAGACAGGAAGCAGGTGAGGTTCAGCACTGCAGTCAGTCAGAGTGGTGTGAAGTGGCAGGATGGAAAGGAGGTGGGAGAGCACAGTTTGTTGGACACTGATTCATCTACTCCTGAAAATGCCAGTGACCTTGAAAAGGCTGGCAGCAGCCCTGCTGGCACACATGAGCCTTCACTCAAACACAGTCAAGTGGATTCACAGGAAGGAGAACCTGGTTGTAAATACGAGGCAAACATCCAAGAACAAGAAGCAGGCCAACACCTAGTCTTTGGCG ATGTCTCTGAGCTCTTTCGTTCAGCGCTACCAAGCTCTGCATTGTCCACCTTGGTTTCTGCTAACCAAGAGGTAGGTAATCAAGAAGCACAGCCGGGAGACGACTGTCAGTCTCAGGACACCGACCAAGCAGCCAGACACAGCATTCACCCTGCTGAGGCCTTGTCAGGTACCAAGCAGTCAACTACTGGCAGCTCAAAGACATCTCATTCTGTCTCACCAAAACCAAGACAAAGATTACTTGGAATTTTTAgtagagagaaagacaaagctGCACCACAGCAAGGTCCACAGAAGGAAGAGACAAGTGTGTTTAACCAGGGCGAGCCATACAACACACAGAATCTTTCAAAAGGTGTAGCAGATCTGACTGTGGACAAACCCCAAAGTAACATCAAAGAAATCAAACCACCTCAGACGACAGAAGTGAAAACACTGCAACTTCTGGCAATGCAGACCACCCCGTTTAAAGACACAATGAACTCAGATGCTGCAGACACATGCCAAAGCAGCGGTGACAAAAGAGAAGGGGCAAGACATGAAGATGGTGCTAAGATGGCTTCATATGGCATTCCAACTAACACTGTTGTAAAGGACATGAACAGCAATCTCTCACCTCTAATAGAAACACCAGACGAGGATCCTGATAGCAGGTTCCAGGAAAAGAGTTTGTCACCACAGGGTCACAGCCGCCTATCAGAGGATCTTTTAGAAAATGATGGCACATATAGAGCTAATCCAGTCCTCATCTGTGAGGAGACAGATGACTCTTTATCAGGTTCAGTAACAGAGTTGCAGAGTTCTGAGCCACAGGAAAGCATCATCTCTCCTGTTGCTTTTGACACCCACAAATCAGAAGAGAACATCATAGTTCCTCTTTCCCAGcaatcctcttcctctcccacaGAGGACAGGCCAGCAAAGATTAGTGAGCTTAAGCATTTCTGGGAGAAAGAATACACAGGACCTAAGGTAGTCACTACAAGAGTCAGAGAGGCCTCTAGCACTTCGGTCCTCACAAACAAAGCCGCTTCTCTTCACTCTGATGTCAGAGCATCCCTGGAGAGCACAGAGAAGTCTGAGCGAGAGGCGCAAACATCTCCATACAAAACCAAGAAGTCTTTAACAGTGACAGACAAGGGTTTTGTCAGTCAGAGTCCAGAAAAGTCACAGCTGAAAAGCTCTGGTAATAGTGTGGATGTGCAGTCAACAAGTGTCCAACTCCAAATGAAGGCTGATGTAGAATCTCAAGAAAGGCCCCTTAGTACTACTATACCCCATCCTCCAAGATCAAAAGACCAGGATGACGAAGTCAAGAGGAGTCCATCTAAGACCTGCCACCCAAAAGTCTTACCTCGAGAATCTTCTATTTCCAAAGGATCCAGTCTGGAACGGTCTCCCCTGAAAACCTTTCCAATAGACATCAACCCCCAAACTAACGCCAGTGAAGAGCAACAAGTGAAGCCGACACCTGTGCCGAGACAGAGAAAGAGTCCTTTACATGGAGCAAAGGAGACAGACGCCAATCTGAGCACAGACACCACCTCACCTGTTCTTCTTTCACATCAGGTGGACAGAGGGGCCTTTTTAGGCCATCTAGCTACACAGAATAATTTAACCTCCCCAGCTTCACCACAATccaaagaagagaaaaagaagttTGGGCCCTTTACACGGCTTGCTCGATCGTTCATCCCTCAGGACTCTCAGCACTACCTTGGGCCTCAGGAGAAGGCACACATTCCTCACTTTAACCCAGACAGGCCTGCTGATGGGAATCCTGACAAAAACTCCATCCAAGACTCAACTACCAAGGCCTGGTCTCTGTCTTGGGCAGGTTCAGGCA GTTATGATGACAGTTCAACCCCCGTTCTGTCAGCTCTAAAACGACTATCTTCTCGGAGTGTGTCGTCTTCAAAAAGCCTGGAAAATCTCACCTCACCAACAA AAGAAGAAAGGACCCAAAGTAACTCAAGAGAACAAATAAATCGAAGTGTGGATGATG TTTCTTCACTTCCACCGTCAACTTCTACTCTCAACTCCAAAACAAGCATGTCAGTGCCTGTCCTACAGCAGGATGAG ACGGACAGTGACAGCGCCTTGGATACCAACGTGAGATACAGAAGgaacaccagcagctccacctctacTCTAAGTCTCTCCTCAGGGATGGCGTCCATGTCCTCT GTAAGTGGCAGCATGAGCAGCATTTACCCAGCAGATTTTGGTGACATTGAGGTCCAGGGGAGCATCCAGTTTGCTGTCAATTACATTCAGAAGCTGGGAGAGTTCCACATCTTTGTGGTACTCTGCAGGGATCTGGCTATCGCTGACACCAAGAAGAACCGTTCTGACCC atacGTGAAATGTTATCTTCTTCCTGACAAAACAAAGTTGGGAAAGAGAAAAACGAATGTTAAAAAGAAGACCTTAAACCCAACCTACAATGAAATCCTCAGG TTTAAAATTACAATGGAGGTGCTGAAGACTCAGAATCTGAACATCTCAGTGTGGCACAATGACACGTTTGGGCGGAACAGCTACCTGGGCGAGGTGGACCTGGATTTGTCAGAGTGGGACTTTAACAACACACAGATAAATGAATATGCACTGAAAGCCAAT GTCTCGGCACAGAAACCAGCACCGTCTCCCTCACGGCTGAtgggcagcagaggacagatgaAAGTTGCTTTGAGATTCCTGCCACAGACAACTCACA GTACGACAGTATCTAGGATGGAGACTGGTGAGGTGCAGATTTGGGTGAAGGACTGCAAGAATCTTCCACCAGTCAGAGGAGTCATCATTGACCCATTCGTGAAGTG TACTGTACTTCCTGACACGAGCCGCAAAAGCAGACAGAAGACACGGGTGGTGAAGAGGACGGCAAACCCCATGTTCAACCACACCATGGTGTATGATGGCTTCCGAGCAGAGGACCTCCGAGAAGCCTGCGTGGAGATCACAGTGTGGGATCACGACCGACTGAACAACCACTACATTGGAGGTCTTAGACTCGGGCTAGGGACAG GGAAGAGTTACGGAGTGGATGTCCTCTGGATGGATTCAACAACAGATGAAGCAAGTTTATGGCAGAGAATGTTACAATCTACTGGTGAATGGGTGGAGGATGTCTTACCTCTGAGGATGTTAGAAGTTGCAAAGAACACATCAAAATGA